TAGCTCAGTTGGTTAGAGCACCCGTTTAGTAAGCGGGAGGTCTTGAGTTCAACTCTCAATGAAAgcatttcgttttttttttcttttgccgCATGTGAGTGAGACGTTGTCTTGTCTGCCGTTCGATTCTTATCTTCTACCGATCAAACTTTTCATGCCCGAACTTTTGAAGCATTTGATTTGCTACCTGGTACAGAGACAGcataattttttacaaaaaatataaaatttatactcAAATCTCTGCATATTACAGTCCATGGCTTCACATGATCACCATCATGACCACGACCATCATCATCATGATCAGTAATCTCCTAACAAAGATACCCATTTGAAATTTGTTGTTTATAGTTTTGAATTCTTTagaattttttgatttgattgttAATGGTGAAAACAGGAGAACAAGCTCATGGGTAGGGGCGGATGGGAGAGCGTACCATAGTCACGATGGATTAGCACCTCATTCTCATGAACCCATTTACTCTCCTGGGTTTTTCAGTAGACGAGCTCTTCCAATTCTTACCAGGGATTTCAATGAACGAGCTTTTACTATTGGTATTGGTGGACCTGTCGGTACTGGGTATGTACTTGCTCTTATTTTTGTAGAACATATGAGTGGTGTTGCTAGTTTAAGAAGTTTTGATTCTTTTGGTTTAGTTCAGTTCAGTTCACCTTGTGCTTTGTAgtgttgaatttgtttcgctgGACAAAACTTTGTTAAGTCGTGGGTTCAAggcctcccacaagcgctcactcttccccaattatcaaaaagaaattagagatttttagtgatttagcgTAGAGAATTAGGGGATAAACTAGAATTGTGATCATCTTCCATCACATTCTCTACTAGGACTCGGGCCTCGTCCTGCATATCTGTTCTCAGAAGAATCCGGCTGGGTTTAATTAGCACACATTTGGCGTATTTCACAATTCAATTTTCTACTCGAACACCTTTGTACCTAAACCATTCAATTTGTGTGCTTAGGCCAGGACTTGGGTGGCTGTAAGGCTATATTAGACCATGTAGATATGGAACTGGACTAAGCAAGCCTGAACTAAGCAAGCTAGTAAATGGGACTTTTAAAcggacttgattttactcgtaACAATTATCATGTGGCCATTTATATGCAAATGTAAAAGAATTGAGTAATGAAGTTGTTCTCTTGCCGGTTTTTTTGCATTTGATGCAAGGCAGATAGTTTCCTTTCCGGTGCTAAAGTATTGTTTCTAGATTACTAAAATCTAGCTTTTTTCTGGCATGTTTTGCCTTTCGGCTTTACTGGTTTCACTTCTGTATTTTGTGATTTGCACTGTTATATGTAAACTCAATGTCAGATAGAGATGAAATACCACTTTACGCTGCAGGAAAACAGCCTTAATGTTGGCTATATGCAAAATCTTGCGGGACAAGTACAGTCTTGCAGCTGTAAGTATCATCCCTTTAAAGTTGGAGTACTGATATACTCACTTTTCTCGTCCAATAATAATCTGATGCTTTAAAGTTTGGTCTCCAAGTTTAATTTGATTACTTACTAATTTATTACTACTTTAAGAAATTCAAACATCATTTCAGGTCGAATTATCCAATTTTAGATCCTTGTTTAATTTTAGCAGCTGCTTCTGAACCAAGaaatttattcttcttcttgAACTCAAGATGGATGGCTAACTCTTCATGAATGCCTTCTGCTGAACTACTAATGAACATCAATTTGGCACCTTTCACGTTTGTGCTCTGCATGCATTATGCTTGTGTATAATGAGTTTGGAATGCAATTCACAGCCATTGAAAAGGACAAAAAGATTTAATTTTATGAACTACGTCACCTATTGTTATTATTTGTTCATCTGTTATTTTCATGTTATTGGTTGTTTTAAATTCATGACAGGTCATAGCAGTTATTAATAGCTTTACTGTTATTTCAGGTGACAAATGATATTTTCACCAAGGAGGATGGTGAATTCTTGGTTAAGAATGGAGCACTTCCTGAGGAGAGGATACGTGCTGTGGAAACCGGAGGTTGCCCACATGCTGCAATTCGTGAAGATATCAGTATTAACCTTGGTCCTCTTGAAGATCTATCTAAGTTATTCAAAACAGACATCCTACTTTGTGAATCTGGTGGAGGTAAATGCTACTACACACCTTTTCCCTGCTATGCATAAATAAATAAGCGAAAATAAAGTGCTCTTTGATCTTAACCAGTCAATTATAGTTACTTTTTGGCAAATGACATTACCATTAGATCTTAGGAAATGCGGTGAAGATGATGACAAAATTTAGGTAGCCTTATATTTCAAATAGCCAAGCATGTTTTGAATTACCGAAAAGGGAGCAACTATCTAATTAAACTTGATCTAACAACCCTAAGTTTCTCATAGAAAGGTTTAATCTTATATATGAGTTTGCTTGGTGCAGATAATTTAGCTGCCAACTTCAGCAGGGAGCTAGCAgactatatcatatatataatagaTGTATCCGGTGGTGACAAAATTCCTCGGAAAGGTGGCCCTGGCATCACCCAAGCTGATCTTCTTGTACGTACTCACCGACCACCTTTGAAGCATTGCTGCTGCTGCTATTCTTGTAGCTCTACTGAAGCATTTGTTCATTGTTTTTTAGGTTATCAACAAGACCGACCTTGCTGCAGCTGTTGGAGCCGACTTGGCAGTCATGGAACGTGACGCACTTCGAATGCGTGATGGTGGACCATTTGTCTTTGCTCAGGTAAGCTCAGTTCAGTAAGCTGTTTCATTTTGGTCGCGTTTATTCATCATGGGCATGCCTGTTTTGTAAATTGTCGTCCATCGTTTTGATATCACTTGTTACGCATACCCTTATAGAAATCTGCAATTTTCACCATCATCACAATCTCCCCAGCTTGTGCTGCAAAATTATGTCTTCTCTTTCAAAATAACATATTATGTGTGTGGTCTGACATGTAGTGACACTGCCTTATTATAAgttgtctttttatttttatttatttgttggaGTTGTAGGTTAAGCACGGAGTGGGTGTAGAGGGGATTGTGAACCACATATTACAGGCCTGGGAGGTAACAACAGGGAAGAAGCAGCATTAGCATATGCTTTCAAAAGTTTCGGCGTCTCCGATGGTACTCTTTAAAACAAAGAATCTGTCTTTTAAataaactagtttcgcattacgtgctatgcacgtggctcgtaacgtaactcctcaatgaacatattaataaatttattataattatatcaattttttatttataattaatattaaattagttaagaatttttgtaaatgtaaatatattcggttattaaaaatttttccatactgaatttattcttcttttggttttataataatcataattaaataattaatttaattttattaataatattattaaaaataataagatagaaatttaaataataatatattgaccaaatacagtattttaattttgtagttgaatcaaactaaaagataggtattcctactaatttggagacaatttagttattgtttacatattaaaaattaaattggagataatttagctacctattctaattaggattttaaatataatagtgattaattaaataactaattagttaatgactataaaacctttatttagtagtaaactgaaaaggattattcagtaaatttgcctgtccccccccccccccccctctccgtgcttttatatatagtatagataaaattttatgtatatatattaactcCAGTGAATTTATTTTACAACTCTATATATACCGTGTGttaaataatagtattaatttataatccttcttattttcttttaatttgtttttccttttctcCCATAATATAAATTCTGTTGgacttttaatttattgttaatttattttttgtaatagaAGATATCCATTAAATTTccatatttttctcattttatgtactctttttattatatatattattttatattagttaACAAAATTAGGGTCCATATTGTTTGGGTTGAATGATTTAAtgttagagcaaattactttaaaatctcttatatttatcataatttatattttgattattttatttgaaaattaaacaattcGGTCCCTCACTTTGATTCTGCCAATAATTTAGTCCATCCGTCTATTTTTGATATTAGTCAACCAAGTTAAAAGATTTAGgggtaaattaatttcaaacttGAGGGACTAAATCATAGgcaaaaataaaagtggggaACCAAATTGttctttttggattttttttttcttcttgatTTAGTCCTTTGACTTGGTTGCTAACACTGAAAATGAATGGAAGGactaaatgatttatgaaaataaaagtgaggggtcaaatagtttgtttttcaaaaaagagAGATCAAAATGTGACTTATGATATGTAGGAGACTTTATGTAGGAgattttagagtaatttgctcttaatgTTATAATACTAATCTAAATTACTTAATTATGGATGAACAATTTTTTCAACCAAAaccaaacttaaaaaatattaaagcaaaaaatttggattggtttgttttgataatttttttacattcaATTTAAATATCTTTCAAATAGTCgacaatttgtatattaaaatttatgatgggagttttattacaaattaaataaaatattttatttgttacaCAAAAATGGGATGcactaaaattatatttaaatcattttaataggaaaacaaccaaataAGGTAAATTATAACAATGATAAGAATCTAAAATCTTTTAGAGAAAACTACTCTAAAACCCCTCACGTTTGCTATAATTTACAGATACctcttttttgaaaataaaagatttgatacattaattttgattttttaaactgtAAGATCCTTATGTTAGCttcgttaataattttttatttactttcaaacgatttggtacctcagtttcaaCTATAGAAACAATTTGATACCTCACTTTTAATCATATTAACGATTTGATActtcattttcaaacgatttacaaacgatttggtacctcacgtttcattccgttaacgatttgacacctatatttaacagaagagccttatagtttacaaaattaaaactgaggtatcaaattgtttgattttcaaaaaagagGTATCAAAGTGTGAGTTATGACAAACATGAGGGGTGTTAGagtaattttctcaattttttaataatataatatctCAATATTAGTGACAAAATTGTCtaatatatttacatatttaataatttggatCCATTGGATTGAGTTTTTATTTGTAGAGGCatacttaaaaaaattgatgaacaAAATAATACCAATGGAATGAATTCATATTTTTTGTGCTTAGTGGGAGTATTCAAAAGATGAACCACGGGTTAAAATAcaggctttttacacaaacaacttaGTTTGCcaaatttttaactttaataCGGATGCAGGTTTGGGTTTTCTAAACTACCATGTGCGGACggaattataacttttatacggactctatatattaaaccctaatagcatataaatcataatttcaattattttctctcttctcatcattcaattctctcttcctctcagttcatcttcctctcttttttttatcgTTCGCCGTCTTCTGCTGAGCCGTCCTCTAttcctccgctcctccgtcatcgttctcatcatcgtctcTGTTGTCATCTTCGTcaacgccatcatctcctctgctcatcgtcgtcatctatttgatttcaaatctataatttattcattgtttttcttcttcttcttcttttttattttcagatctacaatttttttactttttttcaccattaaacatgtatagagattatattttaagaatataatgctaatttcatgttatgtaatgtaaatttatggttatatggaataaatttttgttatttctgcatttttttgtgtttggttgtatttctgtatttttttattctgcagttcgatttattgatgatggttgattgctgaaatattataatattacagtgtttttgattttatgttgattttgtgttgataatcagttagtatttccttaattttaacattgaaaaaatttattctaaaaaaacattagcaaattagataattttgtgcgtgaaataaactaaaaaaaaaattaaatgagatTAGTTaaggatatgttagcattatcatgttgacattttgttgatttcttgttgatattttatcgattgtcacaatttttcaaaaaattatgttttattttattccttatgttgattcgttgttgatttattgttgacattatgttgatatgtatttcaactttttttgattttcaattttatgttgacatgttgttgatatactgttgataacatgttgctttttcaatcattgaaagaaaaataaagttagtcttaaattgatgtattaatgaactattgatatgtttttgataatatgttgattgtttttgacttaaatcaatcaatgttctcattttacaaacatcttgactaaattaacattaattgttgattcgttgttgatttatttttgacattatgttgatatatatttcaactttttttgattttcaattttatgttgacatgttgttgatatactgttgataacatgttgatttttcaatcattaaaaaaaagtaaagttagtcttaaattgctgtattgatgagctgttgacatgtttttgataatatgttgattgtttttggcttaaatcaatcgatgttcttattttacaaacatcttgattaaattagcattaattgttgatatcaacataaagtcaacataaaatcaacaacactataacattacaataattcagcagtcaatcatcatcaacaaattgttttgcagaataaaaaaaacgcagaaatacaacaaaacacaaaaaatgcagaaataacagaattttattatataaaatcacaaaataattctatataacatgaaataagtataagattctttaaagatactttttatacatgtttaatggtgaatcaacagtaaaagataaacaaattacagatctgaaaataa
This window of the Mercurialis annua linkage group LG5, ddMerAnnu1.2, whole genome shotgun sequence genome carries:
- the LOC126683398 gene encoding urease accessory protein G, producing the protein MASHDHHHDHDHHHHDQRTSSWVGADGRAYHSHDGLAPHSHEPIYSPGFFSRRALPILTRDFNERAFTIGIGGPVGTGKTALMLAICKILRDKYSLAAVTNDIFTKEDGEFLVKNGALPEERIRAVETGGCPHAAIREDISINLGPLEDLSKLFKTDILLCESGGDNLAANFSRELADYIIYIIDVSGGDKIPRKGGPGITQADLLVINKTDLAAAVGADLAVMERDALRMRDGGPFVFAQVKHGVGVEGIVNHILQAWEVTTGKKQH